GGTATGGCAAGAAGTAGCCCTGCAGGTCCAGCCACACCCAGTTCAGGATGCTTGCGGATCGAAGTTGCCCAATTTTTGAAAAAGGCAAGAATCTTCTCCCCCTGCCAGCCGCTATTGGGATACGTCTCCTTGAATTCCGGGGATTCGATATACTTGATAAACTTGTCATTGACGTCGACAGCCGCCTTGTCCAGTTCAAAGAGCGAGCCGTTGGCCGTGGCAATGGCGGTACGAAGCAGAGTGTTGCGCTGGCGGCGCAACACGGCTCCCCattcctcttcttcaaggTTTGTAATGGCCTCCTTGGACCTGGTCTCGAGCTCGGCCGCGTCTGGCACGGCGCTCTGGTCGGGAAACAGCTTGGGATCAAACAGCTCAGCCGAGCCTGTCGCATTCAGCGAGCCAATGGTGTCGGCCGACTCGGAGAGGACATTGAGCGAGTCGAAGAACAGGGCGTTCTCCGTCTTGAAGGCAAAGGACGACTTCTGCTGGGTCTCGTACGCCGAGTAGGTGTATCGGTAAATGTCCTCGAGCGCGTGAGCCCAGACCGCGTCTCGCTTCTCGGCCAGCTCCAAGACGGTCGGCGGCGTGGGAGGAGGGCGGAAGAACTTGACAACGGCATTGACAAGGTGAAGCGCGATGCCGACCGGCCAAAAGGGCGTCAGGAGCAGGGCATCGGCAACGTTGCACAAGACGCCCTCGGCCACGATGAAGCCGGCGGGCACCTTGTCCTCGACCGAGGCGCCAGTTTCAACGGCACACCCCAGAAAGGGGACGATGGAGGTGACGGCCGCGAAGAAGTGCAGAGGAGAGACGTGGTCCCTGAAGGCGTCGATGATGCCCTTGACGTACaggacgccgccgacggcgccCAAGGCCTTTCCGACCTTGGAGAGACCGGTGCCGCCGGAACGAATTTTGGGCGAGTTGGGCTCCAGTGGCTTGTactcgagggccttggtcCGCAGCTCCTTGTACGAATTCGTCCCGTACTTTTCCTCAAACGACTTTGGTACTTTGCCCAGGCGCTTCTCGGCCGACTTCTCAAACGAGTTTTCCGACACACTGTTGGCCCTCTTGACTTGCTCCTCGCTGGCCGGGATGTTCTTCTCTCCCGGCGgcttgccctcctcgcccgGGTTCGGCGGCTTCTCTCCCGGCGGCTTACCCCCGTTGTCCACATCCCCTGCCTTGATGTCCATGGTCTTTTCAATCTCGGCGGCTCTAATACAGAGAAGGGCCTGTCGTTTGCGCAGCAGTCCAAAATCACGTCTGCTAGGCGCCCCCGGGCAGAGTTTGGTTTCCAAGGCTTTGTAAGTATCCCCAACAGAGTCAACGTTGCGACTATGGCCGATATCGTAGCTCTTCTTCCAATTTCTCTGGAGCCATTTTGAATCTTTTGGAATCCAGCCGCTCTCCACTGCCCCCTCCAACGAAGATCTCATGCTGATGATTCCATTCTCCTCAACAATAGCTGGGTGCCAGTCCTTGAGCGGCTTGAAttccttgacggcatctgCGCCTTTGAAATTTTCTACATGCTCGTCCCAAAGCTTCTTCAGATGCTCTTCTGTTATGGCTCCCTTGTTTTCCTTGGCTTCGAGTGTGGCTTTAAAGTCGACCGCTTTGCCGTCGGCAGTCTCGACGATTTTGAAACCCTCGTATGGCTTGAAAGAAGACAACGAGGCTCGCACGCGGCCCTGCCAGACCTGCTTCAGGGATTCCATAAGCTTTGTCTTGACCTCCTGGACCTTGGTTGCCAGTTCTTCCCCCGACAGCTTGTCGTACTCGTAGTTCGTTTTGTGCTGGAGACCCTCGAGCCTAGTCCGCACCTTCTCGAAGAGTTCTCCGTAATTACCGACTCCATTGAAGACACGCCCTTCCCTCACTTGGGTCGCCGCGCCGCTATTCGCATACAGCTCGGCAGTCCTCTCAATGTCGGGGAAGTGTTCGGTGGAGACCTTGCGGAGATTCGCGCCTTTGTTTTCTTCAACGAAGTTGATGAATTCGTCAAAATTGCAATTGGCACCACATCCGGTGGCAATCTTTTTCTCCCCCACGGTCATGGCATCCAGTTTATAAGCATAGTAGAAGTAGAATCGCTCGTAGATGCCAACCTCGGAGTAGGCGGCTGCCATGACGGCGAGGCCCAAGAGGGCTAGGCCATGCGTGAACCGCATGGTGGCGGAAGTCAATATCTGTAAGTAAAGAATGTGGTGAAGAATAAACTAATGAATGAATGTGTGAAGCGAGTGAGTTGATGAAGTGATGGGTGAAGCCCgtgaagaagatgggatCCAAGTGGAAAACGACATGAAGATATATACTCCATTCTTGCTTACATGCCGGGACATAACGAAACTtgctttctcttcttctcgtgtAGTTGGAAGTATATGCCTCGTGATGACATGACCACTAGCTTCCATGGCTAGTTTGCCGAGTGGATAGGCATAGGACAAGATGGCTATGCCGTCATGTCATGCTATTGTCCAGATTATGCAGGATCGCATGATTATGCACATGAATATGCGTCGGTATACGAACAGCATGCTGGAATGAAGAAAGGGATTTCCGAGATGGTGATCGTCACAGACGTGCGGCATTGTAGATCGACATAGCCATGCCGGCAGTGCAGCCGCCTTGCTGCGTGCTTGACCATCATGACTCTTGGTTTCTTGGCATATACTGAAACGAAAGTGCATAATGGCATGAATTGAGACTATTTTGCAAAGAGCAAGTAGTGAAGGCTGCGTCAGAATTTTTGGGAACCCTTGTGGTGCTGAGTTTGAGGCTGGCAGCCGAGTTGTCGGTCAAAGCCGATGATACGACATAACCACGACTCGCAAGCCGAGGGAATTTCTGTCGTAGGGACGCGTGCTTGGAGGGTATGAAGTGGGATGAAACATTGAGAAAGTTACCATTCGACATGTAATTAAACAGGGTGATTCACCCTCACTGGGCTGTTGGTGATATTACCTTGCTTTTGCAACACGTGTCTTTGACAAGAGACGGAAGAGAAGGAGACATGGATGTATGCCTCTAGCAAGTGCCATCAAGGGACACCAACTGATGGGAAGCAATACGATGCTCCACGAGAGTCAGGCGACGTGCTCGGTACGAGTTGACCTCCAATGCCGGGCTCCCCAATTTTGCTCTCCGGGGCGATGCATAAGCGATAACTCCGCGGTAATAGCCCCTGCTTGGGATACCCATTTCCCCGGTATCGGCTATGAAAATAAGGACTGCGAGTTGAGCCCGACGGCCGGGGTTCAAGCTCGCGAATCGCACGATGAAGCGCCAAGTGATGTTGGTCGTCTTTCCACGTGTaggctccatgtctctggtAATAACGAGGATGGAAACTCTAGAATGACTCGGCTCGGTGGAGACCGGAGGGATTATCCGTTACATATGTACCCTTATTGCGCTGCGCAATGATCGACGGCGACAACTACCGATGCGCGACAAAGAGACCAGACGCATTGCCGTTGCCTGACGTGTGTCAATGTTTCATAGACTTGTCAGCTAGTTCATAGTGCGAGGCTTTTGTTGCACTAAAAGCTCGTGGTGTGAGGATGCATAACGCCGAATATAACCCCAGACTAGCGTGACGCACATAAGGCTGTGTCTtgtcatgccatgccatgccatgccatgcttaTTGCCAACTGTTGTGAAGAAGGCGCGTTCACATGGCGGTCATCTGATCCAACTTGTCCGGATACTTGCATGATGCTGTAGACGTCTgagatatatatatcccAACGTCTAGTCCTGCCTTTGCTTCTACAGGCCAGCATTCATCCGTACTCGCTCATTGTTCCCACATCCACACACTCATTTAAAACACACCAAAGCGTCAAAATGGTTCGATTTGCTGCCGTTGCCCTGGCCTGTGAGTTGCTCTACCTCTGTTTCCACGCATCATGCCCAGCTAACGCAGCCGCAGTGGCCGCCACCTTCATGACCGTCGCTGCCAGCGCCGACGCGCCCCAGCACGGCACCGTCCAGCACCTTGAGCAGCGCCAGGAGGATGCCAAGCAAAAGGAAGAGTTGTCACAGCTGTTCCTGGAATACGCAAAGACGGCCGACGATATAAAGAATCTGATGAACAAGTTGGCGGGAAAGTGACGTGTCCGCAGATGACGACGGGCCCGGCAGTCAAGGTGAATCGATTGATTCCCTCTTCTACTCGGCGGCGTCTAAGCGGCAGTGTATTGTCATGTCTGGGTGGCCGTATGCCCCCCACGTTAGTCACGGAGAGAAAATGTTGCGCATTTGATAAAACATCTACCCCGTCTCCTGTGACACTATATTCGCTTCCCCTTGTGATTAATCGTCCCACGCCGCCGGATTTCAACTGCCGAGCGGGTCTATGTCCTAGTACCTCACGACATCGAGGTAAGCGAGACGTTGTGGGGTGTTTGTTCCCGGGGTCAATGACCAATCGGAAAATTGCGGTAAATTTAAATCTTGAAATAGAAATTAAACGGCCAGTAACCGGAGCAGAGGGGCCCCCGCAATGACCCGCCTGCCTCGTAATCTCTTTAGTTgcccaatggctcgtggagactcgcttacccAGGAGACTTGTATGGCAGAAGAGGCCCCACGAGCCACATtgcagctaaagagatgcGGAAAATTCCACTTGACCTGTTCAGGGGCAGTTGAAACCGAAATGTCAAGTCCATCCATGTCGGTTCGTCCCTGAAAGCACCCCGCCAGTGTGACCCACACACCGACCGTCCAGATTACTTTGCATTGAACCCCGCGCACCACctggtggtgatgaactTTGGGGGATGTGATTTTTAATGGCCAGGCGCGAATGTGAAAGGGAGCTTTCAAGTATACATGCATATCCATTGTATTTTTTTGCATTCCTCAACCTGACTGAAAATTTTGCTGGCGCTACAGTATGTAAAGACTAAATATATAAACACCATGTGCTTGGTTATACCCAAACTACCCGTTGACAACTAAGTAGGTAACGTCATCGGGTAGAGAACCGTGTTATTCCAGAGAAAATACCATACAAACACGCATCGCAATACGTGGCCAGACGTATGCCTTGTCGATTATTCCTCCAGCCCCGATTCTTTCAACAACGTCACCACCTTGTCGTTCCCCCCTTGCTTCGCCGCCCACAAGACCGACCGATCCTTTGTATCCTTGAACCACACATCGGCACCTTTACTCATCAAGTATGCCACCGGCTCATGTTGGCCCTTGTACGCCGCGCGATACAAGGCGGTCCCCCGCTCGTCCCTCTCAATCACCACCGAATTGAACCACCATCCCTCTACCAGCTCCAGATCAGCACCATGGTCAACCAGCAACTGCAGCGCCTCCATATTGCCCCGTTCGGCCGCGGCAATATGCGCGCCGCTCTCGTCCGGGTGCCATCTGTGCTGAAGCATCAGACGTAGCATCTCCAGCGACGGATGCTCGCCAACGACGGCCCAAGTACCCGGCTCTACATCGTCGTATCCCCATGCCTGGTTGGGGTCCACGCCATTCTCCAGGAGCAAGCGTGCAATCTCGACGTCGCCATGGTATGCTGCAAAGCTCAGTGCGTCGCCTATAAATTCGCTATGGTGCCCGCCAATCTCGACTCCGTTTCGGACAAGCGCCTGCCACACGGCAAGGGAGCGCGCCCAGCACACTTGGTGGTAAAAGTCGTTGTTTAACGAGTCTGGCGCTAGCTGGAACCCTTGGCTAAAGACCCAGTTGAGCATGTCGACCtgttttgcttttgctgcgCGCCCTGCTATTCCCCTGAGCAAATCCGACTGTTTCGACGGGTCTGCTGATGTGTAGAATTCTGAGACGCCTTGGatgttgccgttggcgaTGTCGTCCCCCACTTTGTCTGGCAACAAATTTGCGGTAGACGACATGATGAACAGAGCAGATGAGTGTACGGTAAATGAGAAGGCTTGactctttttatttttatttttttttggttgtGGAATGACGAAATGGAAGGTGATTTGAATGATTTGTCGGCGATGACGAAATTTGGAACTGACTTCGGAGTTGGTTAATCCGGCTCCTGGGCTGAGTTGTGACGGCTCTTGTGAGACGGCCAAAACATCCTCCCCGTCAGCAACCGGAGGCTTGTGCTACAAAGTGTGCTGGACCGAGCTTGGTCCTTGTTCTGAGACGAATCAGGCTGCTCACAATTATTTGCGAAGggagaaagggggggggatgGTTGCCACCGAGTTCGAGTCATGCTTTCACGTGTTGTTACCATGCTGATCTTTCACATGTAGAAACAGTCGGCGACATATTCCAAATGCACTACCCGGGCTCAGTATAGACGTCTCGGCTGCAATTTCCCCCTCGAAAGTTGGAGACGAAGCAACAACTACTGCCCGGAGCTTACGCCTGGGTCACACCAACTGCAACAATTTGTTTCAATTGACGTCTTGGTCCGAGCAGCCCTGCGTTGGGCACTGATCGCCGACACTGCCTCTGCCTTGCTTACTTGCGGAGGTGCCAGTGAACAACGGCGACGGGCCGTTGAAGGATTGGGAGTGCATCAAGTTTCGTGCCGTCTAGGAAAAGGTAGGACTCGTCTACGTTATCATGGCAAATTTTAGACGTCTCCGCAACTAGGATCCTCCTTTGTTTTTCGGTGATTTCGGAAGGATTGGTGGTCGCTAAACGTGGTGCATATTGCCCACGACAAATCAGCGTTTATGAGCACAAGCTGTTGGCGGAGACGTCTGCTGAAACAACGGAATCCTGGAAAGAGCAAGACAGAAGACAGGGCTATTTGATGCTGATGAATCTCGCGGAGGAGGTAAACATGCTGCTGCATGCCCAACTGCAATCCCATCGGGGAGTGTCCGAGACGGCATTCTACCATGCTGCAAATGTCCTCCAAAGCAGTCCCCAGGTGCTTTTCCGGCTCCTCACGGAGGTGGTGCTGGCCGACTAGGATGATTCCCGTGCCGTTATCCTTTGGAGTGTAA
The DNA window shown above is from Metarhizium brunneum chromosome 1, complete sequence and carries:
- the mask_1 gene encoding Ankyrin repeat and KH domain-containing protein mask — protein: MSSTANLLPDKVGDDIANGNIQGVSEFYTSADPSKQSDLLRGIAGRAAKAKQVDMLNWVFSQGFQLAPDSLNNDFYHQVCWARSLAVWQALVRNGVEIGGHHSEFIGDALSFAAYHGDVEIARLLLENGVDPNQAWGYDDVEPGTWAVVGEHPSLEMLRLMLQHRWHPDESGAHIAAAERGNMEALQLLVDHGADLELVEGWWFNSVVIERDERGTALYRAAYKGQHEPVAYLMSKGADVWFKDTKDRSVLWAAKQGGNDKVVTLLKESGLEE